A genome region from Nocardia sp. NBC_00565 includes the following:
- a CDS encoding AraC family transcriptional regulator, producing MERVQDPGIRDWNFPRGIASVALMVGYADEHAVPAAPMLAGTGLTEAQLHDPDVQIDARIELAVIRNLVRELADKPALGVEIGRRYRITTFGIFGFACVSSPTLGEAISFALRFLELSFTFCLPVAEWGDGEFIAWVHDESIPADVRQFLVERDVTAMHQVMCDLIGRQLPLTRAEFRFPEPTYADRIMAVTQVRPRFGRPHNLFAIDPVLLEQPLPQANEHTWAMCLAQCRDLVDRRRARTGIAAEVRELLVPGGADGFAAPLGIDAVARDLNMSTRTLRRHLDAAGTSYRALLDEVRRALAEEMLTATPLSVSDVAIRLGYAESSTFIYAFKRWTGATPAAYRRARAVRR from the coding sequence GTGGAGCGGGTGCAGGATCCGGGAATCCGCGACTGGAACTTTCCGCGCGGCATCGCCAGCGTGGCGCTGATGGTCGGCTACGCCGATGAGCACGCGGTGCCCGCCGCGCCCATGCTCGCCGGAACCGGGCTCACCGAGGCGCAGCTGCACGACCCGGACGTCCAGATCGACGCGCGGATCGAACTCGCCGTGATCCGCAATCTGGTCCGCGAACTGGCCGACAAACCTGCGCTCGGCGTCGAGATCGGCCGCCGCTACCGGATCACCACCTTCGGGATCTTCGGCTTCGCCTGCGTGAGCAGTCCCACGCTCGGCGAGGCGATCTCGTTCGCGCTGCGCTTTCTGGAACTGAGCTTCACCTTCTGCCTGCCCGTCGCGGAGTGGGGCGACGGTGAATTCATCGCGTGGGTGCACGACGAATCGATTCCCGCCGATGTCCGCCAGTTCCTGGTCGAACGCGATGTCACCGCCATGCATCAGGTCATGTGCGATCTGATCGGCAGGCAGTTGCCGCTCACCAGGGCCGAATTCCGTTTTCCCGAACCGACATACGCCGATCGGATCATGGCGGTCACTCAGGTTCGGCCGCGCTTCGGCCGGCCGCACAACCTGTTCGCCATCGATCCGGTGCTGCTGGAACAGCCACTGCCGCAGGCGAATGAGCACACCTGGGCCATGTGCCTGGCGCAATGCCGGGATCTGGTGGACCGCCGCCGCGCGCGTACCGGCATCGCGGCCGAGGTGCGTGAACTGCTGGTCCCCGGCGGCGCCGACGGTTTCGCCGCACCGCTCGGAATCGACGCCGTGGCACGCGATCTCAATATGAGCACCCGCACCCTGCGCCGCCACCTCGACGCCGCGGGCACCAGCTATCGCGCGCTGCTGGACGAGGTCCGCCGTGCGCTCGCCGAGGAGATGCTCACCGCCACACCGCTTTCGGTGAGCGATGTGGCGATCCGGCTCGGTTATGCCGAATCTTCCACCTTCATCTACGCGTTCAAGCGCTGGACCGGCGCGACACCGGCGGCATACCGCAGGGCCCGCGCCGTGCGGCGCTAG
- a CDS encoding antitoxin has translation MDFKNLANKAMDLAQQNSDKVEMAIDKAGDLVDKQTDGKFAGQVDAAQDAAKKAVRKEG, from the coding sequence GTGGACTTCAAGAACCTGGCGAACAAGGCGATGGACCTGGCCCAGCAGAACTCGGACAAGGTCGAGATGGCCATCGATAAGGCGGGCGATCTCGTCGACAAGCAGACTGACGGCAAATTCGCCGGCCAGGTCGACGCCGCGCAGGATGCCGCGAAGAAGGCCGTCCGCAAGGAAGGCTGA
- a CDS encoding cysteine hydrolase family protein, with protein MRHGNGLDIPEGLADVCAPNRMAVIVYDMQVGVLSQLPDGPEIIARVARIVEAARRGGYPVIFLRHFFLPRRLSGTFALRMAMSWQQVDSVDDVKFILQRDTPPFELVPELRPTADEVVFDKTSMSAFEGTPLAAVLRDLGIGTYAITGVALEIGIAPTVTHSTDLGFVPVVITDAVGGRDKEAMARAYDEFEFQGHTMITDSATIIALLEREHS; from the coding sequence ATGCGGCACGGCAACGGACTCGACATTCCAGAAGGACTCGCCGATGTGTGCGCGCCGAACCGCATGGCGGTGATCGTCTACGACATGCAGGTCGGCGTGCTCTCCCAGCTACCGGACGGCCCCGAGATCATCGCGCGGGTGGCACGCATAGTGGAGGCGGCGCGGCGCGGCGGTTATCCGGTGATCTTCCTGCGGCACTTCTTCCTACCGCGCCGCCTCAGCGGCACCTTCGCGCTGCGGATGGCGATGAGCTGGCAGCAGGTCGATTCCGTCGATGACGTGAAATTCATCCTGCAGCGCGATACTCCGCCCTTCGAACTGGTTCCGGAGCTGCGGCCGACGGCCGACGAGGTGGTCTTCGACAAGACCTCGATGTCGGCGTTCGAGGGCACGCCACTGGCCGCGGTGCTGCGCGATCTGGGCATCGGCACCTACGCGATCACCGGCGTCGCGTTGGAGATCGGCATCGCACCCACGGTCACCCATTCGACCGACCTCGGCTTCGTGCCGGTGGTCATCACCGATGCCGTCGGCGGCCGCGACAAGGAGGCGATGGCGCGGGCCTACGACGAGTTCGAGTTCCAGGGGCACACGATGATCACCGACAGCGCCACCATCATTGCGCTGCTGGAGCGCGAACACAGCTGA
- a CDS encoding energy-coupling factor transporter transmembrane component T family protein: MSTVLFREVPVTSPVHSLWAGTKMIGAFLISVVLMFLPSWPVLGLMITFLIAIGVLARLPLSTLPRLPWWFWAMLGAGALLNVPIGGDAVLRYTNAAIFGLILLASSFLIAWTTPMGDIAPALAKLGSPLRKLRVPVDEWAVVIALTLRGLPLLMEEIRVLRAARRLRPQVSLLNRAADNPFIDILTAAMAVSTRRATELGEAITARGGTGQLTARPSAPGRNDVIALSVVIAVCLGAVALDLLT, encoded by the coding sequence ATGAGTACCGTCCTGTTCCGCGAGGTACCGGTCACCAGTCCGGTACACAGCCTGTGGGCGGGCACCAAGATGATCGGGGCGTTCCTGATCAGCGTGGTGCTGATGTTCCTGCCCTCTTGGCCGGTGCTCGGCCTGATGATCACGTTCCTGATCGCGATCGGCGTACTGGCCCGGCTCCCGCTGAGCACGCTGCCGCGCCTGCCATGGTGGTTCTGGGCAATGCTCGGGGCGGGCGCGTTGCTCAATGTGCCGATCGGTGGCGATGCCGTGCTGCGCTACACCAATGCCGCGATCTTCGGCCTGATCCTGCTCGCTTCGTCCTTCCTCATCGCCTGGACCACCCCGATGGGCGATATCGCGCCGGCGCTGGCGAAACTCGGGTCTCCGTTGCGCAAACTCCGGGTGCCGGTGGATGAATGGGCCGTGGTCATCGCGCTCACGCTGCGCGGGCTGCCACTGCTGATGGAGGAGATCCGGGTGCTGCGGGCGGCGCGGCGGCTACGCCCGCAGGTGAGCCTGCTCAACCGCGCCGCCGACAATCCGTTCATCGACATCCTCACCGCCGCTATGGCCGTCTCCACCCGCCGGGCAACCGAACTCGGCGAGGCCATCACCGCCCGCGGCGGCACCGGGCAACTGACCGCCCGCCCCAGCGCACCGGGACGCAACGACGTGATCGCGCTATCGGTCGTCATCGCGGTCTGCCTCGGCGCGGTCGCACTCGATCTGCTGACCTGA
- a CDS encoding ATP-dependent DNA ligase: MVTRREFGGSPGGPGIEVELSNLDKVLYPATGTTKGEVIAYYTAIAPAMLAHIAGRPVTRKRWPNGVDEPSFFEKNLAEHAPSWLERHTIEHRGRRVVYPVIDTEAGLAWIGQQAALEVHVPQWRFDGDAIGPATRLVFDLDPGPGAGLAECARVAVAVRDMVEGIGLHAFPVTSGSKGIHIYVPLDRELSPGGASTVAKQVATNLEQLHPDLVTATMAKSARGGKVFLDWSQNNPSKTTIAPYSLRGRTEPNAAAPRSWAEIENRKKLRHLRFDEVLARWRDDGDLLAELDPPASDSSGSDALTRYRSMRDATATPEPVPAEAPTSGANNRFVVQEHHARRLHWDVRLERDGVLVSWAVPKGPPTSSDQNRLAVHTEDHPLEYLDFHGAIPKGQYGAGEMTIWDSGTYDTEKWRADEVIVAFHGKRLRGRYALIRTNGTQWLMHLMREQQVHESGSTRVSSGPIGPEAAFTVPRTPGPVPFPRGLAPMLATAGEVADLDDVEWCFETKWDGFRLIAEIDSGTLTLRSRAGNVVTKRYPGMSVLAAELAGHNVVLDGEAVVFDDHGVANLGLLQADAARAVFVAFDVLYLDGTSLVRKRYSDRRRVLEAIAANAPSLRVPPRLDGSGADALRYSQEQGLEGVVAKRRDSVYLPGKRGHSWVKQRNWRTQQVLVGGWRRSDAREFASLLVGIQHEGRLYYVGRVGTGFGAAEMRDLASRLRKLARKTNPFDNELTADERKDAVWVTPKVGGTVRFMNWTETGRLWHPAWLGRISD, encoded by the coding sequence ATGGTGACCCGCCGGGAATTCGGTGGCAGCCCGGGCGGCCCGGGCATAGAGGTTGAATTGAGCAACCTCGACAAGGTGCTGTATCCGGCGACCGGAACCACCAAGGGCGAGGTCATCGCCTACTACACGGCCATCGCGCCCGCCATGCTCGCGCATATTGCCGGGCGGCCGGTCACGCGCAAGCGCTGGCCCAACGGGGTCGACGAACCGTCGTTCTTCGAAAAGAATCTCGCGGAGCACGCACCGTCCTGGCTGGAGCGCCACACCATCGAGCATCGCGGTCGCCGGGTCGTCTATCCGGTGATCGATACCGAGGCCGGGCTGGCCTGGATCGGGCAGCAGGCGGCGCTGGAAGTCCATGTGCCGCAATGGCGTTTCGACGGCGATGCGATCGGCCCGGCGACTCGGCTGGTATTCGACCTCGATCCCGGTCCGGGCGCCGGACTGGCCGAATGCGCGCGGGTCGCGGTGGCGGTGCGCGATATGGTCGAGGGTATCGGGCTGCACGCGTTCCCGGTAACCAGTGGTAGCAAGGGAATTCACATCTATGTCCCGCTGGACCGTGAGCTGAGTCCGGGGGGCGCGTCGACGGTGGCCAAGCAGGTGGCCACGAATCTCGAGCAGCTGCACCCGGATCTGGTCACCGCGACGATGGCCAAATCGGCGCGCGGCGGGAAGGTGTTCCTGGACTGGAGCCAGAACAATCCGTCCAAGACCACCATCGCACCGTATTCGCTGCGCGGCCGGACCGAACCCAATGCCGCGGCGCCGCGCAGCTGGGCCGAGATCGAGAACCGGAAGAAGCTGCGGCACTTGCGGTTCGACGAGGTGCTCGCGCGCTGGCGCGATGACGGCGACCTGCTCGCCGAATTGGATCCGCCCGCATCGGATTCGTCCGGCAGCGACGCGCTGACGAGGTATCGATCGATGCGTGACGCGACGGCCACCCCCGAACCGGTGCCCGCCGAAGCGCCGACGTCCGGTGCGAACAATCGCTTCGTCGTCCAGGAACACCACGCCCGGCGGCTGCACTGGGATGTGCGGCTGGAACGCGATGGTGTGCTGGTGTCGTGGGCGGTACCGAAGGGTCCGCCGACCTCCTCGGATCAGAACCGGCTCGCCGTGCACACCGAGGATCATCCCTTGGAGTACTTGGACTTTCACGGCGCGATTCCGAAGGGGCAGTACGGCGCGGGGGAGATGACGATCTGGGATTCGGGCACCTATGACACCGAGAAGTGGCGCGCGGACGAGGTCATCGTCGCATTCCACGGCAAGCGACTGCGCGGCCGCTACGCGCTGATCCGGACCAACGGCACCCAGTGGCTGATGCATCTCATGCGTGAGCAGCAGGTGCACGAGAGTGGTTCGACCAGAGTATCCAGCGGCCCGATCGGACCCGAAGCGGCGTTCACCGTGCCGAGAACGCCCGGGCCGGTGCCCTTTCCGCGCGGCCTCGCGCCGATGCTCGCCACCGCGGGCGAGGTCGCCGATCTCGACGATGTCGAGTGGTGCTTCGAGACCAAGTGGGACGGCTTCCGCCTCATCGCCGAAATCGATTCCGGGACACTGACTTTACGTAGCCGAGCGGGCAATGTGGTGACCAAGCGCTATCCGGGCATGTCGGTGCTGGCCGCGGAATTGGCCGGACACAATGTGGTGCTCGACGGCGAGGCCGTGGTCTTCGACGATCACGGCGTCGCCAATCTCGGTCTGCTGCAGGCGGATGCGGCCCGCGCGGTCTTCGTCGCCTTCGATGTGCTGTATCTGGACGGGACATCCCTGGTCCGCAAAAGGTATTCGGATCGTCGCCGGGTGCTGGAGGCGATCGCCGCCAACGCGCCGTCGCTGCGGGTGCCGCCGCGCCTGGACGGCTCCGGTGCGGACGCGCTGCGCTACAGCCAGGAGCAGGGCTTGGAGGGCGTGGTCGCCAAGCGCAGGGATTCGGTGTATCTGCCTGGTAAGCGCGGACATTCGTGGGTGAAGCAACGCAATTGGCGCACTCAGCAGGTGCTGGTCGGCGGTTGGCGCCGCAGCGACGCACGGGAATTCGCCTCACTGCTGGTCGGCATCCAGCACGAGGGCAGGCTGTATTACGTCGGCCGGGTCGGCACCGGTTTCGGTGCTGCCGAGATGCGGGATCTGGCCTCGCGGCTGCGCAAGCTGGCGCGCAAGACCAATCCGTTCGACAATGAGTTGACCGCCGACGAGCGCAAGGACGCGGTCTGGGTGACGCCGAAAGTCGGTGGGACGGTGCGGTTCATGAACTGGACCGAAACCGGGCGTTTATGGCATCCGGCCTGGCTGGGCCGAATATCGGACTGA
- a CDS encoding ABC transporter ATP-binding protein, with protein MSDLPSTNELAIVRGPLRPIELAAGAVLGGATVGLVTVGAVIPFAAALQLVAAVPLAMIAHRYRLRALVTATGAAALVSFVAAGIVPAFGIVSTATIAGIIGIVKRRRGGLPAVLGLSVVASVGFAAFAIGSLLVLSRSRTLLFSTIRSTADGLENLAARQPQLAPLGRGAADAADAAIRWWWALVGGGVVAGIIATAVFSWFVLGSVLDRLAWLPSQDRLDAPPDNRPIAPLPVRLRGVGFRYPGRSVDALTGIDLTVEIGEFVAVVGHNGSGKSTLTRLLAGRPPTTGSVDRPGAAGLGHLGGTALVLQRPESQTLGVLVADDVVWGLSTELAAAVDIESLLREVGLDGMGDRETTTLSGGQQQRLAVAAALARRPALLIADEATSMIDPEGRRDLVALLAELPKRHPMAVILVTHHEADAAAADRVVHLAAGRTVERLPAWPRPVREIRCRPMGETILRLRDVRHTYNRGTPWAAPALHGVDLTVRRGEALLVVGGNGSGKSTLAWIMAGLIDPSSGRCELHDKPIAKQIGQVELAFQHSRLQLHKQTVGDEIADWGGRATGSGAVGRALDAVGLDRALAARSIEELSGGQAKRVVLAAIVASRAPVVVLDEPLAGLDPEGRTDVVELLARLRDSGLTLIVISHDVHDMAAVCDRTVHLEAGQILEADPARDIAAATNTPAHQPDSRPTVPGPRPGDPAWRLGNGGR; from the coding sequence GTGAGTGATCTGCCCAGCACCAACGAGTTAGCCATCGTGCGCGGCCCACTGCGCCCGATCGAGCTGGCCGCCGGGGCGGTGCTCGGCGGCGCCACCGTCGGATTGGTGACCGTCGGGGCGGTGATCCCGTTCGCCGCCGCACTGCAACTGGTCGCCGCGGTGCCGTTGGCCATGATCGCGCACCGCTACCGGCTGCGCGCCCTGGTCACCGCGACCGGCGCGGCCGCACTGGTCAGCTTCGTCGCCGCGGGCATCGTGCCCGCCTTCGGCATCGTCAGCACCGCGACCATCGCGGGCATCATCGGCATCGTGAAACGGCGGCGCGGCGGATTGCCCGCGGTGCTCGGGTTATCGGTGGTCGCCAGTGTCGGGTTCGCGGCCTTCGCCATCGGATCGCTGCTGGTGCTGTCCCGGTCCCGGACGCTGCTGTTCAGCACCATCCGCAGCACCGCGGACGGTCTGGAGAACCTCGCGGCCCGGCAACCGCAACTGGCACCGCTCGGGCGTGGCGCCGCCGACGCCGCCGACGCCGCGATCCGCTGGTGGTGGGCCCTGGTCGGCGGCGGTGTCGTGGCCGGCATCATCGCGACGGCGGTCTTCTCCTGGTTCGTGCTCGGTTCGGTGCTCGACCGACTGGCCTGGTTACCGAGCCAGGATCGGCTCGACGCACCGCCCGACAACCGGCCCATCGCGCCGCTGCCGGTACGGCTGCGCGGCGTCGGCTTCCGCTACCCCGGCAGGTCGGTCGACGCGCTGACCGGGATCGATCTCACGGTCGAGATCGGTGAATTCGTCGCCGTCGTCGGCCACAACGGATCCGGGAAATCCACGCTGACCCGGCTGCTCGCCGGCCGCCCGCCGACCACGGGCAGTGTCGACCGGCCAGGCGCGGCGGGGCTCGGCCACCTGGGCGGCACCGCACTGGTGCTGCAACGGCCGGAGAGTCAGACCCTCGGCGTACTCGTCGCCGACGATGTGGTGTGGGGCCTGTCCACCGAACTCGCCGCGGCGGTCGATATCGAGAGCCTGTTGCGCGAGGTCGGCCTGGACGGCATGGGTGATCGGGAGACCACCACCCTCTCCGGCGGTCAGCAGCAGCGACTTGCGGTCGCCGCGGCGCTGGCCCGCCGCCCCGCCCTGCTCATCGCCGACGAAGCCACCTCGATGATCGACCCAGAGGGCCGCCGCGATCTGGTCGCACTGCTCGCCGAACTGCCGAAACGCCATCCCATGGCGGTCATACTGGTGACCCATCACGAGGCCGATGCGGCCGCGGCCGACCGGGTGGTGCACCTGGCCGCCGGCCGGACCGTCGAGCGGCTGCCCGCCTGGCCGCGGCCGGTGCGCGAGATCCGGTGCCGACCGATGGGCGAGACCATACTGCGGTTACGCGATGTCCGGCACACCTACAACCGCGGAACTCCCTGGGCGGCACCGGCTTTGCACGGCGTCGATCTGACCGTGCGCCGCGGCGAGGCGCTACTCGTGGTGGGCGGCAATGGATCCGGTAAGTCCACGCTGGCCTGGATCATGGCCGGATTGATCGACCCCAGTTCCGGCCGTTGCGAATTGCACGACAAGCCGATCGCCAAGCAGATCGGCCAGGTCGAGCTGGCCTTCCAGCACTCGCGGTTGCAGTTGCACAAGCAGACGGTCGGTGACGAGATCGCGGACTGGGGCGGGCGGGCGACCGGCTCGGGCGCGGTCGGACGCGCGCTGGACGCGGTCGGTCTCGATCGGGCACTCGCCGCCCGATCCATCGAAGAACTCAGCGGCGGGCAGGCCAAGCGGGTCGTGCTCGCGGCCATCGTGGCCAGCCGCGCGCCGGTCGTCGTGCTCGACGAGCCACTGGCCGGACTGGACCCCGAGGGCCGGACCGATGTCGTGGAACTGCTTGCCCGCCTACGGGATTCCGGGCTCACGCTGATCGTCATCTCACATGACGTGCACGATATGGCCGCGGTCTGTGATCGGACCGTTCATCTGGAGGCCGGGCAAATCTTGGAGGCCGACCCTGCGCGCGATATCGCCGCGGCCACGAATACGCCTGCGCACCAGCCGGATTCCCGCCCGACGGTCCCCGGACCCCGGCCCGGCGATCCGGCGTGGCGGCTCGGGAACGGAGGGCGTTGA
- a CDS encoding ammonium transporter codes for MILRKITTAAVPIVAAVAVGAGTSYAQPSATPVPDIGYEAELVGAKIVTTLTNGSFEISDATVNIKDIAGNTVVTLPLSFRQDGLEFALPHEVREAGRVLELTAVKDYTSARQVATPVASPRENLRAQDNFLSQFGLATVIGGFIGTVIGALVGLTGIIGGPTVIASVIAGAGIGGIIGTIVVGGPTLIIAGIDLFSTLAAPPGTTKWQETPVK; via the coding sequence ATGATTCTCCGCAAGATCACCACGGCAGCGGTGCCGATAGTCGCCGCGGTCGCGGTCGGCGCGGGCACCTCCTACGCGCAGCCGAGCGCCACACCTGTACCCGATATCGGCTACGAGGCAGAACTGGTGGGCGCCAAGATTGTCACCACACTGACCAACGGGTCGTTCGAGATATCCGACGCCACGGTGAATATCAAGGACATCGCGGGCAATACGGTTGTGACGCTACCGCTGTCGTTCCGGCAGGACGGGCTCGAATTCGCGCTACCGCACGAGGTGCGCGAAGCGGGCCGGGTGCTGGAGTTGACCGCGGTCAAGGACTACACCTCGGCGCGGCAGGTGGCGACGCCGGTCGCGTCGCCGCGGGAGAACCTGCGCGCACAGGACAACTTTCTGTCGCAGTTCGGCCTCGCCACCGTCATCGGCGGATTCATCGGCACGGTGATCGGTGCCCTGGTCGGACTGACCGGCATCATCGGCGGACCAACCGTGATCGCCAGCGTCATCGCGGGCGCGGGTATCGGCGGCATCATCGGCACCATCGTGGTGGGCGGACCGACACTGATCATCGCCGGCATCGATCTGTTCAGCACCCTGGCCGCCCCGCCCGGCACCACCAAGTGGCAGGAGACGCCGGTCAAGTAG
- a CDS encoding flavin-containing monooxygenase, which produces MTAGERPSVIIIGAGFGGIGMAIELRRNGFDDIAILERGADIGGVWRENTYPGAACDVPSPLYSFSYEPKPDWPQRYSGQAAIHDYLRGVAERHRLLDAIRFGAEVTDAEFDDGSGRWTVRTTDGTARTADVLIPAVGQLSRPALPSIPGIDTFTGQAFHSAEWDHGVELTGKRVACIGTGASAIQYIPQIQPRVEHLTLFQRTPAWVLPKFDTDYTPIQHKLFARLPGALLVERFGWWAIAEFVALGLVEFPWIVRLVGRIATKHLEEQVPDPQLRAKLTPDYPIGCKRGLFSNDYYPALTESNVLVETTAITEIVPNGVRTADGAVHEADVIIYGTGFKGTEFLWPMNIYGRAGGKLSDAWQGGAHAYCGITVPDFPNLFLVYGPNTNLGVGSIIYMIESQARYIRQAVQLLAARPGHVLEVRPETEERFNTAIQERLARTPWNFCSSWYRTASGRITNNWPGMQLAYRRRVRKLDADDYELTRVA; this is translated from the coding sequence ATGACAGCTGGCGAGCGGCCGTCGGTCATCATCATCGGTGCTGGATTCGGCGGCATCGGGATGGCAATAGAGCTGCGGCGCAATGGTTTCGACGATATCGCCATCCTGGAGCGCGGGGCCGACATCGGCGGCGTCTGGCGGGAGAACACCTATCCGGGCGCGGCCTGCGATGTGCCCTCGCCGCTGTACTCGTTCTCCTACGAGCCCAAGCCGGACTGGCCGCAGCGCTACTCGGGTCAGGCCGCGATCCACGATTACCTGCGTGGCGTCGCCGAGCGACACCGGCTGTTGGACGCGATCCGTTTCGGCGCCGAGGTGACCGACGCCGAATTCGACGACGGCTCCGGCCGCTGGACCGTGCGGACAACCGATGGCACGGCCCGCACCGCCGACGTGCTGATCCCCGCGGTCGGCCAGCTGTCCCGGCCCGCCCTGCCGAGCATTCCCGGCATCGATACCTTCACCGGCCAGGCCTTCCACTCCGCCGAATGGGACCACGGCGTCGAGCTGACCGGCAAACGCGTCGCCTGCATCGGCACCGGCGCCAGCGCCATCCAGTACATCCCGCAGATCCAACCGCGGGTCGAGCACCTCACGCTGTTCCAGCGCACACCGGCCTGGGTGCTGCCCAAATTCGACACCGACTACACCCCGATCCAGCACAAACTCTTCGCCCGGCTGCCCGGCGCGCTGCTCGTCGAACGCTTCGGGTGGTGGGCCATCGCCGAATTCGTCGCGCTCGGCCTGGTCGAATTCCCGTGGATCGTACGGCTCGTCGGCCGGATCGCGACGAAACATCTGGAAGAGCAGGTCCCGGACCCGCAGCTGCGCGCCAAGCTCACCCCCGACTATCCGATCGGTTGCAAGCGCGGACTGTTCTCCAACGACTACTACCCGGCGCTGACCGAATCGAATGTACTGGTGGAGACCACCGCTATCACCGAAATCGTCCCCAACGGCGTGCGCACCGCCGACGGCGCGGTGCACGAGGCGGACGTGATCATCTACGGCACCGGATTCAAAGGCACCGAATTCCTCTGGCCAATGAACATTTACGGCCGCGCGGGCGGCAAGCTCTCCGATGCCTGGCAGGGCGGCGCGCACGCCTACTGCGGCATCACCGTGCCCGACTTCCCGAATCTGTTCCTGGTCTACGGCCCCAACACCAACCTCGGTGTCGGCTCGATCATCTACATGATCGAATCGCAGGCCCGCTATATCCGCCAGGCTGTGCAACTGCTCGCCGCGCGCCCCGGCCACGTGCTCGAGGTGCGTCCCGAGACCGAAGAACGGTTCAACACCGCGATCCAGGAACGCCTCGCGCGCACACCGTGGAACTTCTGCTCCAGCTGGTACCGCACCGCCTCCGGTCGCATCACGAACAACTGGCCAGGCATGCAGCTCGCCTATCGCCGTCGCGTCCGCAAGCTCGATGCCGACGATTACGAGCTGACCCGTGTTGCCTGA
- a CDS encoding antitoxin — MSLADTLKGLVGKGKEAAAKNADKINEAVDKTGSFIDQKTGHKYSDKIGKAQEAAKKAVPTDQPEVAPEPPVEPAPEPPVAPEEPGKPQA, encoded by the coding sequence ATGAGTCTCGCGGACACCCTGAAAGGCCTGGTCGGCAAAGGGAAGGAAGCGGCGGCAAAAAACGCCGACAAAATCAACGAAGCGGTCGACAAGACCGGTAGTTTCATCGACCAGAAAACCGGTCACAAATACTCGGACAAGATCGGGAAGGCCCAGGAGGCTGCCAAGAAGGCCGTCCCGACGGACCAGCCCGAGGTAGCGCCGGAACCGCCCGTCGAGCCGGCGCCGGAACCGCCCGTCGCGCCGGAGGAGCCGGGGAAACCACAGGCCTGA
- a CDS encoding lipase family protein, translating to MKYLHAPFVGGHRVSARAGILVVLALVAFVFVPTARAVPPPDADPFYAASVDLADHRAGAILRTRSIVLYGLPLPVSAWQVQYRTNDANGLPIAGMTTVLVPNWPWFGPGQRPLLSYQIAEDSLGTRCAPSYALRGGWDLGGANTFIDTPFIAEALRRGWAVVTSDYEGPQSRFLDGVNAGRAVLDGIRAARALAPDGVGPASPVGGWGYSGGAFATLWAAQMQSEYAPDVQLAGVTAGGIPADWPAMVHGVDGGTQAGLAMLALTAIAKNEPNSGVLELLNERGRSNFAEDVNACGPDFVIKYINAHVDDFATVPDVLSHPDFRAAIDRQELGGGAPVAPMYLYHSTTDDVIPVAGFTDLLGRYCAQGADITSVHSTLPGHNLTAIGEAAGAMGYLADRFAGVPVAPGCHGR from the coding sequence ATGAAATATCTGCATGCACCATTCGTCGGAGGTCACCGAGTATCGGCTCGGGCAGGCATTCTGGTCGTCCTCGCGCTCGTGGCGTTCGTGTTCGTGCCGACCGCGCGCGCGGTGCCGCCGCCGGATGCGGACCCGTTCTATGCGGCATCGGTCGACCTGGCCGACCATCGCGCCGGGGCCATCTTGCGGACCCGCTCGATCGTGTTGTACGGTCTGCCGCTACCGGTTTCGGCCTGGCAGGTGCAGTACCGGACCAACGATGCGAACGGCTTACCGATCGCCGGTATGACCACCGTGCTGGTGCCGAATTGGCCGTGGTTCGGTCCCGGCCAGCGGCCGCTGCTCTCGTATCAGATCGCGGAGGACAGTCTCGGCACCCGGTGCGCGCCGTCGTACGCACTGCGCGGCGGCTGGGATCTCGGCGGCGCGAACACCTTCATCGACACGCCCTTCATCGCCGAGGCGCTTCGCCGCGGCTGGGCGGTGGTGACCAGTGATTACGAGGGGCCGCAGTCCCGATTCCTGGACGGCGTCAATGCCGGCCGGGCGGTGCTCGACGGTATCCGCGCCGCTCGTGCGCTCGCGCCGGACGGGGTCGGCCCGGCCAGTCCCGTTGGTGGGTGGGGCTATTCCGGCGGTGCGTTCGCCACGCTGTGGGCGGCCCAGATGCAATCGGAGTACGCGCCGGATGTCCAGCTCGCGGGTGTCACCGCGGGTGGGATTCCCGCCGATTGGCCCGCCATGGTCCACGGTGTGGACGGCGGCACGCAGGCGGGTCTGGCGATGCTCGCGTTGACCGCGATCGCGAAGAACGAGCCGAATTCCGGTGTGCTGGAACTACTCAACGAGCGTGGTCGCAGCAACTTCGCCGAGGATGTGAACGCCTGCGGACCGGATTTCGTCATCAAGTACATCAACGCGCATGTCGACGATTTCGCGACCGTACCGGATGTGTTGTCGCATCCGGACTTTCGGGCGGCGATCGACCGGCAGGAGCTCGGCGGCGGCGCACCCGTCGCGCCGATGTACCTGTACCACAGCACAACCGACGATGTGATCCCGGTCGCGGGGTTCACCGATCTGCTCGGGCGGTATTGCGCGCAGGGTGCGGATATCACCTCCGTGCACTCGACATTGCCCGGACACAATCTGACCGCCATCGGTGAGGCGGCCGGTGCGATGGGCTACCTCGCCGATCGTTTCGCCGGTGTGCCCGTGGCTCCCGGCTGTCACGGCCGATAG